GACGAGCTTGGCGACCGGTTTCCCCCGCCGGGTGATGATGATCTCCTCGCCGCGCTCCACCGCCGCGATGTATTGGGACAAGCGCTGGTTGGCTTCGCGCAGGCTGATTCGTTGCGCCATAAGCGTTCGCCGATTTCGATACTCCGCTTCATTGTAGAACGTCCTACATCTGCGTCAAGCAATTCATGCGGGCTTCACGCTGTCGGAGCTCCCGGCAATTGCGACTGTGGGCCAAGGCGTCGGCGGGCAACACGAGGGTTTGCCTGCGCGTCGCGAAGTCCGCCCCCCAGCGGAGCGCGGCTTGGTTCGACTCCGCCCACAGCAGATGAGCGTCCCGAGGGGCCACGGGCACCGCCCGCTTCGGCGCGATCTCGATCCAGCGCAACGCGGCAGGCGTCAGCGAGACGCCGTATCGGTCGGCACTGTGCGCCAGCAGATCGAAGCCGATGGGCTGGCCGTCCACCTGCCGCCATCAGCGACTTCTCGCTCCTGGCGTAACGCTCGAACAGCGCCGTGGAGAATTCACTGCGCCCATCCCGCGGCACGCGCAGTTCGCGCTCGCCGATCCGCGTCACCAAGCTGCGGCTGCAGTAGCCCGCCCGGTAGCCACGCCGGCCTTCGGTTCACTCCTCCGGCGCCGCCCCCAGAACTTCGGTCATCCCGCCTTCCGGCACTTCCTGCAGCCCATCCTTCATCAAGTCGCGGTCGCTCGGCTGCCGCTTCCACTGCCGATCACTCCGTCTCTCGCCCCCTCGAGGTCGTGATCTCCCTCCTGTCGGGTTCAAGGTCGATCCCGTTGATCAACCTCTTACCATGACCACACGCCTGCCTGCTACCACAAGCGCTTTGGCACACAACTCAGCACAACTCAGCACACCACCGGGTTCCCATACTGTTTCCGCAGGAATTCGCAGCAGTCGTAAGCCGCTCAGTTAGTCAGGTTTGGCGCAGGCTGCCACCCCACTAGACAGACATCCAGCCGCTTGCCGGGCGGCGAAAACGGGACCGAACCAGGCTGGTCGAGCCCCGGAGCCATCGTCCATCAAGCCTGGACGCATCTCTTCCCCCCGGTCTTCTCGCCGTCGATCCGGCATCCGCCCCTCCTTCCGGATGAGCCGGTACCTGCCCTCGACCCCCTCCCCCGCCTGAAGACGGGAAAGGCAATCAGCCTTCGTGGTGTTTGGCCGCGTTGCCGTGATGCGCCTTCGCCTTCTGGCGCATCGATTCATGACACTGCTTGAGCGCAGAGACGTCCCCGGCCTTCTCCACGCAGGCCCGGTGCTCCCGCAGCATCGCCTCCCGGCGGTCGATCCTCTCCAGCGCCCTCGCCTTCATC
This sequence is a window from Pelomicrobium methylotrophicum. Protein-coding genes within it:
- a CDS encoding type II toxin-antitoxin system Phd/YefM family antitoxin, whose amino-acid sequence is MAQRISLREANQRLSQYIAAVERGEEIIITRRGKPVAKLV